A genomic segment from Mus caroli chromosome 17, CAROLI_EIJ_v1.1, whole genome shotgun sequence encodes:
- the LOC110284213 gene encoding mastin-like, with protein sequence MCLGMLWFLFLSLPCLGNTMPLTLDLGSGQGLVGIVGGCPVSASRFPWQVSLRLYDMKHSRWEHNCGGSLIHPQWVLTAAHCVRPKEVEAYGVRVQVGQLRLYENDQLMKVVKIIRHPKFSEKLSVRGGADIALLKLDTRVVLSEHVYPVSLPAASLRVSSKKTCWVAGWGVIENYKPLPPPYHLREVSVPIVENNDCEQKYQTNSSSDSTTRIIKDDMLCAGKGGRDSCKADSGGPLVCKWNCSWVQVGVVSWGRGCGLPDFPGVYTRVMSYVSWIKCYVPTFLEPLKGPDGIHTTEETPATHVDPFTPPSGPASLS encoded by the exons ATGTGCTTGGGGATGCTGTGGtttctcttcctcagtctccCCTGTCTGGGGAACACGATGCCTCTGACTCTTG ACCTTGGCTCAGGACAGGGGTTGGTAGGCATCGTCGGGGGCTGCCCTGTCTCAGCCAGCCGGTTCCCATGGCAGGTCAGCTTGAGGCTCTACGACATGAAGCACAGCAGATGGGAACACAACTGTGGCGGTTCCCTCATCCACCCTCAGTGGGTGCTAACTGCTGCTCACTGTGTGAGGCC GAAAGAGGTGGAGGCCTATGGAGTTAGAGTCCAAGTTGGGCAGCTAAGGCTTTATGAAAACGACCAGCTGATGAAAGTGGTCAAGATCATCCGCCACCCCAAGTTTAGCGAGAAGCTGTCTGTCCGTGGGGGTGCAGACATTGCTCTGCTGAAACTGGACACCCGAGTTGTGCTGTCTGAGCATGTCTACCCGGTTTCCCTCCCTGCTGCCTCCCTGAGGGTCTCCTCTAAGAAGACCTGCTGGGTGGCTGGCTGGGGTGTCATCGAGAACTACA AGCCACTGCCCCCACCCTACCACCTGAGGGAAGTGTCGGTCCCCATTGTGGAAAACAATGACTGTGAGCAGAAGTACCAGACCAATTCCTCCTCGGACAGCACTACCAGGATCATCAAAGATGACATGCTTTGTGCTGGGAAGGGGGGCCGGGACTCTTGCAAG GCTGACTCTGGGGGCCCATTGGTATGCAAGTGGAACTGTTCCTGGGTCCAGGTGGGTGTGGTCAGCTGGGGCAGAGGCTGCGGGCTTCCTGACTTCCCTGGTGTATACACCCGGGTGATGAGCTACGTGTCCTGGATCAAATGCTATGTCCCCACGTTCCTAGAACCTTTGAAGGGGCCAGATGGGATTCATACAACAGAGGAGACCCCAGCCACTCATGTTGATCCATTCACTCCTCCTTCTGGTCCAGCCTCACTTTCTTAA